From one Mycolicibacterium sp. HK-90 genomic stretch:
- a CDS encoding cutinase family protein, protein MFSRRIASPQGSARSGGRWVGLGATALFAAGALVVAPGTPVAAAADCADAEVVFARGTDEPPGMGRVGDAFVDSLRKQAVGMDIATYAVDYKAGKLQLHGGDGAKDAISHIKSTLSSCPDTQIVLGGYSQGASVINIVAGNPLGGIKWGDSLPPEYADNVAAITTFGDVGTRTKQSISIQSALFGSKAIDLCNPMDPICHEGQGNEWSGHTEGYVPVYTTQAAAFAASKLLAGSGETVPGYGPALPGYGPTPDYGQVPGYGPAPGYGPTTPAYGPDTTLHGPQPYGPQPGYTPGAPGYGPQTPPTTTPPSSEVGLVSAVR, encoded by the coding sequence ATGTTTTCTCGCCGCATAGCTAGCCCCCAGGGCAGTGCGCGGTCAGGTGGTCGCTGGGTCGGGCTTGGCGCTACTGCACTCTTCGCCGCGGGCGCGCTGGTCGTCGCCCCGGGTACACCGGTGGCTGCCGCCGCCGACTGCGCCGACGCCGAAGTCGTCTTCGCGCGCGGCACCGATGAGCCGCCCGGCATGGGCCGTGTCGGCGACGCCTTCGTCGACTCCTTACGCAAGCAGGCCGTCGGCATGGACATCGCCACCTACGCGGTGGACTACAAGGCCGGCAAGCTGCAGCTGCACGGTGGTGACGGCGCCAAAGACGCGATTTCCCACATCAAGTCCACGCTGTCCTCGTGCCCCGACACCCAGATCGTGCTCGGCGGCTATTCGCAGGGTGCGAGCGTGATCAACATCGTGGCCGGCAACCCGCTGGGTGGCATCAAATGGGGCGATTCGCTGCCGCCCGAGTATGCCGACAACGTCGCGGCGATCACGACATTCGGCGACGTGGGTACCCGCACCAAGCAATCGATATCAATCCAGAGCGCACTGTTCGGGTCCAAGGCGATCGACTTGTGTAACCCCATGGATCCGATCTGCCACGAGGGCCAGGGCAACGAGTGGAGCGGACACACCGAGGGGTATGTCCCGGTGTACACCACCCAGGCGGCGGCCTTCGCTGCATCCAAGCTGCTGGCCGGATCTGGCGAGACGGTGCCCGGGTACGGCCCGGCGCTGCCGGGCTATGGCCCGACGCCGGACTACGGCCAGGTGCCGGGGTACGGCCCCGCGCCCGGATACGGCCCGACGACGCCGGCTTACGGTCCGGATACCACGTTGCACGGTCCGCAGCCGTATGGCCCGCAACCGGGATATACCCCGGGTGCTCCCGGCTACGGTCCGCAGACACCCCCGACGACCACCCCGCCGTCCTCCGAAGTCGGTTTGGTTTCCGCGGTTCGCTGA
- a CDS encoding TIGR02206 family membrane protein yields the protein MFSAQREFAAYGPSHLAVLALFTTGAVLLVVIGRRQTESQARVLSRVLAVLLLAAFIVALAYKLATPTLDTSIPLQLCDIAELAAAYALWSQRHWAFVLTYYWGLVLSSQALITPDIGTPTEGAPDFPHHLFVTFFTLHVLVVWAAIYLTWGRGMRPRWRDYRLAVIVTLGWVAFTFAFNAIAGTNYGYLNRKPPTASILDVLGPWPVYLLAEIVIVLIVWALMTWPWERARALAAGEHAISQRSPD from the coding sequence ATGTTCTCCGCACAACGCGAGTTCGCCGCGTACGGCCCGTCGCACCTGGCGGTGCTCGCCCTGTTCACGACGGGCGCGGTGCTGCTGGTCGTGATCGGCCGCCGGCAGACCGAATCACAGGCCCGCGTCCTCAGCCGGGTACTGGCGGTGCTCCTCCTCGCCGCATTCATCGTCGCCCTGGCCTACAAGCTGGCCACCCCCACCCTCGACACCTCGATACCACTGCAGCTCTGTGACATCGCGGAACTGGCGGCGGCGTATGCCCTTTGGTCCCAGCGGCATTGGGCCTTCGTGCTCACCTACTACTGGGGCCTCGTGCTGAGCTCGCAGGCGTTGATCACGCCGGATATCGGCACGCCCACCGAAGGCGCCCCGGATTTTCCGCACCATCTGTTCGTCACGTTCTTCACGTTGCACGTCCTGGTGGTGTGGGCGGCCATCTATCTCACCTGGGGTCGGGGGATGCGACCGCGGTGGCGCGACTACCGCTTGGCGGTCATCGTCACCCTCGGATGGGTGGCGTTCACCTTCGCCTTCAACGCGATCGCCGGAACCAATTACGGCTATCTGAATCGCAAGCCGCCGACCGCGTCAATCCTGGACGTATTGGGTCCATGGCCGGTGTATCTGCTGGCCGAGATCGTCATCGTCCTCATCGTGTGGGCGTTGATGACCTGGCCGTGGGAGCGGGCGCGGGCCCTGGCCGCCGGTGAGCACGCAATCTCGCAGCGGTCACCTGACTGA
- a CDS encoding RND family transporter, which produces MQTKAAEASGGANGSPIARAIRTLAVPILLGWVVLTVLTNAFVPSLEKVGEENTVGLSAKDGPAMIAMQKIGSNFQEFDSDSNAMVVLEGEQPLGDDAHHYYDGIVDKLEADTAHVQHVADFWGDPLTAAGAQSNDGKSAYVQVYLRGNQGETLANESVAAVREIVAQSSPPPGVSVYVTGGAPLVSDQHHAGDKSVARVTAITLVVIAVMLLIVYRSVATMILVLLMVFLELGAARGIVAFLAHSGIIGLSTFAVNLLTLMVIAAGTDYAIFAIGRYQEARGAGEDRETAYYTMFRSTSHVVLGSGMTIAGAMLCLSFTRLPYFQTMGVPCAVGTFVAVVAALTMGPAVIVIGSRFGRFEPKRSIRSRGWRRVGIAVVRWPGPILAATLGLALVGLLTLPGYKTNYDPRRYLPSDLPASVGYAAAERHFSAARMNPELLMVETDRDLRNPADFLVIDRIAKGVVRVPGVSRVQAITRPNGRPIEHTSIPFLLSRQGTTNTMNRKYMQDRMADMLVQADEMQKTIDTMEEMSRLTQQMADTTHSMVTKTKTMTLDIAELRDNIGNFDDFLRPLRNYFYWEPHCYDIPLCASLRSIFDTLDGIDALTDDVQELVPDLERLDSLMPQLVTLLPQQIESMRKMKTMMLTQRATQAGQQDQMAAMQENSTAMGKAFDEARNDDTFYLPPEAFDNKDFKRGMKNFISPDGKSVRFIISHEGDPATPEGVDHVDPIKLAAKEALKGTPLEGSKIYLAGTAATYKDMRDGSFYDLIIAGIAAVSLIFIIMLLITRSMVAAAVIVGTVLLSLGASFGLSVLVWQHLLGLELHWMVLAMSVILLLAVGSDYNLLLVSRFKEELSGGLKTGIIRAMAGTGSVVTSAGLVFAFTMASFAFSDLKVMAQVGTTIALGLLFDTLIVRSFMTPAIAAMLGRWFWWPQVIQSAASKRRLAALQH; this is translated from the coding sequence GTGCAGACCAAGGCAGCAGAAGCGAGCGGGGGAGCGAATGGCTCGCCCATCGCCAGGGCGATCCGGACGCTCGCGGTGCCGATCTTGCTCGGCTGGGTGGTGCTGACCGTCCTGACCAACGCTTTCGTCCCATCGCTGGAGAAGGTCGGCGAGGAGAACACGGTCGGGCTGAGCGCCAAAGACGGCCCCGCGATGATCGCGATGCAAAAGATCGGCAGCAACTTCCAGGAGTTCGACTCCGACAGCAACGCCATGGTGGTGCTGGAGGGCGAACAGCCCCTCGGCGACGACGCACACCACTACTACGACGGCATCGTCGACAAGCTCGAGGCCGACACCGCCCACGTGCAGCACGTGGCCGATTTCTGGGGCGACCCGCTGACGGCGGCGGGTGCGCAGAGCAACGACGGCAAATCCGCCTACGTTCAGGTCTATCTCCGCGGCAATCAGGGTGAGACGCTGGCCAACGAATCGGTTGCCGCGGTGCGGGAGATCGTCGCGCAATCGTCGCCGCCGCCCGGGGTCAGTGTCTACGTCACCGGTGGCGCCCCGCTGGTGTCGGATCAGCACCATGCCGGCGACAAGAGCGTCGCGCGGGTCACCGCCATCACGCTGGTGGTGATCGCGGTGATGCTGCTGATCGTCTACCGGTCGGTGGCCACCATGATCCTGGTGCTGCTGATGGTGTTCCTGGAGCTCGGCGCGGCCCGCGGCATCGTGGCCTTCCTGGCGCACAGCGGGATCATCGGGTTGTCGACGTTCGCCGTGAACCTGTTGACGCTGATGGTGATCGCCGCCGGTACCGACTACGCGATCTTCGCGATCGGGCGCTATCAGGAAGCACGGGGCGCCGGCGAGGACCGAGAAACCGCCTACTACACCATGTTCCGCAGCACATCGCACGTCGTCCTCGGATCCGGCATGACGATCGCCGGAGCGATGCTGTGTCTGAGCTTCACCCGGCTGCCGTACTTCCAGACTATGGGCGTGCCGTGCGCGGTAGGCACGTTCGTCGCGGTCGTCGCCGCGCTGACGATGGGGCCGGCGGTCATCGTGATCGGCAGCCGGTTCGGACGGTTCGAACCCAAGCGCAGCATCCGGTCCCGGGGCTGGCGCCGGGTCGGCATTGCCGTCGTGCGGTGGCCCGGCCCGATCCTGGCCGCGACGCTGGGCCTGGCCCTCGTCGGCCTGCTCACCCTGCCCGGCTACAAGACCAATTACGACCCGCGCAGATACCTACCGTCCGACCTGCCCGCCAGCGTCGGATATGCCGCGGCGGAAAGGCATTTCAGCGCCGCGCGGATGAATCCCGAGCTGCTGATGGTCGAGACCGACCGGGACCTGCGCAACCCCGCGGATTTTCTCGTCATCGATCGGATCGCCAAAGGCGTGGTCCGGGTACCCGGTGTCTCGCGGGTTCAGGCCATCACCCGGCCCAACGGCCGCCCGATCGAGCACACGTCGATTCCGTTCCTGCTGAGCCGGCAGGGGACGACGAACACGATGAACCGGAAGTACATGCAGGACCGGATGGCCGACATGCTCGTCCAGGCCGACGAGATGCAGAAGACGATCGACACCATGGAGGAGATGTCGCGGCTCACGCAGCAGATGGCCGACACCACGCATTCCATGGTCACCAAGACCAAGACGATGACCCTCGATATCGCCGAGTTACGCGACAACATCGGCAATTTCGACGATTTCCTGCGTCCGCTGCGCAACTACTTCTACTGGGAGCCGCACTGCTACGACATCCCGTTGTGCGCGTCCCTCCGATCGATCTTCGACACCCTCGACGGGATCGACGCCCTGACCGACGACGTGCAGGAGTTGGTGCCCGACTTGGAACGGCTTGATTCGTTGATGCCGCAATTGGTCACGCTGCTGCCGCAGCAGATCGAGAGCATGCGCAAGATGAAGACGATGATGCTCACGCAGCGGGCCACACAGGCGGGGCAACAGGATCAGATGGCCGCGATGCAGGAGAATTCGACGGCCATGGGCAAGGCCTTCGACGAAGCCCGCAATGACGACACGTTCTACCTCCCGCCGGAAGCCTTCGACAACAAGGACTTCAAGCGCGGCATGAAGAACTTCATCTCGCCGGATGGAAAGTCGGTGCGGTTCATCATCAGTCATGAGGGTGATCCGGCGACCCCAGAGGGGGTCGACCATGTGGACCCGATCAAACTGGCAGCCAAGGAAGCGCTCAAGGGCACGCCCCTGGAAGGTTCCAAGATCTATCTGGCCGGCACCGCGGCCACCTACAAGGACATGCGCGACGGCTCGTTCTATGACCTGATCATCGCCGGAATCGCGGCGGTGTCACTGATTTTCATCATCATGCTGTTGATCACGCGAAGTATGGTGGCGGCGGCGGTGATCGTCGGCACGGTGCTGTTGTCGCTCGGCGCGTCATTCGGGTTGTCCGTGCTCGTCTGGCAGCACCTGCTCGGGTTGGAGCTGCACTGGATGGTGCTGGCGATGTCGGTCATCCTGCTGCTCGCGGTCGGCTCCGATTACAACCTGCTCCTTGTGTCCCGATTCAAGGAAGAGCTGTCGGGTGGACTGAAAACGGGCATCATCCGGGCCATGGCCGGAACCGGCTCGGTGGTGACCTCGGCGGGCCTGGTGTTCGCCTTCACCATGGCCTCGTTCGCGTTCAGTGACCTGAAGGTGATGGCACAGGTGGGCACGACGATCGCGCTGGGCTTGCTGTTCGACACCTTGATCGTCCGGTCGTTCATGACACCGGCGATCGCGGCGATGCTGGGTCGCTGGTTCTGGTGGCCGCAGGTCATCCAGTCGGCGGCGTCGAAGCGGCGATTGGCTGCGCTGCAGCACTAG